Proteins encoded together in one Oreochromis aureus strain Israel breed Guangdong linkage group 23, ZZ_aureus, whole genome shotgun sequence window:
- the LOC116324583 gene encoding guanine nucleotide-binding protein subunit beta-4 gives MSELEQLRQEAEQLRNQIRDARKACSDSTLSQITAGLDSVGRIQMRTRRTLRGHLAKIYAMHWGSDSRLLVSASQDGKLIIWDSYTTNKMHAIPLRSSWVMTCAYAPSGNYVACGGLDNICSIYSLKTREGNVRVTRELPGHTGYLSCCRFLDDNQILTSSGDTTCALWDIETGQQTTTFSGHTGDVMSLSLSPDYKTFVSGACDATSKLWDIRDGMCRQSFTGHVSDINAVSFFPNGNAFGTGSDDATCRLFDLRADQELMTYSHDNIICGITSVAFSKSGRLLLAGYDDFNCNVWDTLKGERAGVLAGHDNRVSCLGVTGDGMAVATGSWDSFLRIWN, from the exons ATGAGCGAGCTGGAACAGTTGCGGCAGGAAGCTGAGCAACTACGCAATCAGATCCGG GATGCCAGAAAAGCCTGCAGTGACTCCACTCTGTCACAG ATCACAGCTGGTCTGGACTCGGTGGGCCGGATACAGATGCGGACGCGACGCACTCTCAGGGGCCACCTGGCCAAGATCTATGCAATGCACTGGGGGAGTGACTCCAG GTTACTTGTCAGTGCATCACAAGATGGGAAGCTAATCATCTGGGACAGCTACACAACAAATAAG ATGCACGCCATCCCTCTGCGCTCTTCCTGGGTGATGACATGCGCCTACGCCCCTTCTGGAAACTACGTGGCCTGTGGAGGTTTGGACAACATCTGCTCCATATACAGCCTGAAGACCCGCGAAGGCAACGTGCGTGTCACCAGAGAGCTACCTGGACACACAG GTTATTTGTCCTGCTGCCGTTTCTTGGATGATAACCAGATACTCACCAGCTCTGGAGACACCACCTG tgcattgtgggacaTAGAGACGGGCCAGCAAACTACAACCTTCTCTGGCCACACAGGCGATGTGATGAGCTTGTCTTTGAGCCCGGACTACAAGACCTTTGTGTCGGGAGCCTGTGATGCCACTTCCAAGCTGTGGGACATCCGCGACGGCATGTGCAGGCAGTCGTTCACCGGCCACGTGTCTGACATCAACGCCGTCAGC TTTTTCCCCAATGGGAATGCCTTTGGCACGGGCTCAGATGACGCCACCTGCAGGCTGTTTGATCTGCGTGCAGACCAGGAACTGATGACGTACAGCCACGACAACATTATCTGCGGCATCACCTCCGTGGCGTTCTCTAAGAGTGGCCGCCTGCTCCTGGCCGGCTATGATGACTTCAACTGCAACGTCTGGGACACGCTGAAGGGCGAGCGTGCAG GTGTGTTAGCGGGCCACGACAACAGAGTGAGCTGCTTAGGAGTGACGGGCGATGGCATGGCTGTGGCCACCGGCTCCTGGGACAGTTTCCTCCGGATCTGGAATTAA
- the mfn1b gene encoding mitofusin-1b, producing the protein MAAAPPLRRTDSARGEFSPLKHFVVAKKTISDVFEQLLHYVKETSEFVEDISGNKALENITTQDQKEQIKGYTDKLAVIKEVLARRHMKVAFFGRTSNGKSTVINAMLRDRVLPSGIGHTTNCFLSVEGTDDDKAYLKTDGSDEKKSVKTVNQLAHALLMDESLDAGCLVRVFWPKTKCALLRDDLVLVDSPGTDVTLQLDSWIDKFCLDADVFVLVANSESTLMNTEKHFFHKVNERLSKPNIFILNNRWDASANEPEYMEDVRKQHTDRCVNFLVDELKVLDRDKAPNHIFFVSAKEVLNSRMQRAQGMPETGGALAEGFQERLKEFQCFERRFEECISQSAVKTKFEQHTIRAKQITEQVKSIMDAIHIEAAEKRVAALEDREYQMDRLEFVKNQLNLLVDEVKKKIKAISEDVESKVSTAMGEEICRLHLIVDEFHSDFHPSPQVLKIYKSELLAHVEEGMGKNLAFRCSNAVNASVQSTQEYMIESMLPLLPSSTQSQVSMLMNSRKFDMSYDLNCATLCSDFQEDIEFKFSLGWKALVHRFLGSANAERALRLVDQNFQTPRPALPQTQTPSSSAPPTTVAVPNEQTALMTQEDLVVAIASLNSRTSMGILVVGGVVWRTVGWRLIALSASLYGLLYLYERLTWTTKAKERALKRQFVDYASDKMQLMVSLTSANCSKQVQQEMATTFARLCQQVDQTQKELEAEIRQLTAKIDQLESIQSRSKSLRHKATDLEKQLEEFNKQYLQPEQ; encoded by the exons ATGGCTGCAGCGCCTCCACTCAGACGGACAGACTCGGCCCGGGGCGAGTTTTCCCCTCTCAAACACTTTGTTGTGGCCAAGAAGACGATAAGCGATGTGTTTGAGCAGCTACTCCACTACGTAAAGGAGACTTCAGAGTTTGTGGAAG ACATCAGCGGGAATAAAGCTTTGGAGAACATCACAACTCAGGATCAGAAGGAGCAGATTAAGGGATATACAGACAAACTGGCTGTCATCAAGGAGGTGCTGGCACGCAGGCACATGAAAGTGGCCTTTTTTGGCAG GACCAGTAATGGTAAAAGCACAGTGATTAATGCCATGCTGAGGGATCGAGTGCTGCCAAGTGGTATTGGCCACACAACCAACTGCTTCTTGAGTGTGGAGGGCACCGATGATGATAAGGCCTACCTCAAGACAGACGGCTCAGATGAAAAGAAGAGTGTCAAG ACTGTGAACCAGCTGGCTCACGCACTTCTCATGGATGAAAGCCTGGATGCCGGCTGCCTGGTTCGTGTCTTCTGGCCAAAGACGAAATGTGCTCTGCTGCGAGACGACCTGGTGCTTGTAGACAG CCCTGGCACAGACGTCACGTTACAGCTGGACAGCTGGATTGACAAGTTTTGCCTGGATGCTGATGTTTTTGTGCTGGTGGCAAACTCGGAGTCTACACTCATGAACACG GAAaagcactttttccacaaagTGAATGAGCGTCTTTCAAAGCCGAACATCTTCATCCTCAACAATCGCTGGGACGCCTCAGCAAATGAACCAGAATACATGGAGGAC GTGAGGAAGCAGCACACAGACCGTTGTGTGAACTTCTTGGTGGACGAGCTCAAAGTTTTGGACCGTGATAAGGCACCCAACCACATTTTCTTTGTCTCTGCAAAAGAGGTGCTCAATTCCCGTATGCAGCGTGCACAAGGCATGCCTGAAACAG GTGGCGCTCTTGCTGAGGGCTTCCAGGAGAGACTGAAGGAGTTTCAGTGCTTTGAAAGGAGGTttgag GAGTGTATCTCGCAGTCAGCAGTGAAAACAAAGTTTGAGCAGCACACTATCAGGGCCAAGCAGATCACAGAACAAGTCAAGAGCATAATGGATGCCATCCACATCGAGGCCGCGGAGAAGAG AGTGGCGGCACTGGAGGACAGAGAGTATCAGATGGATCGGCTGGAGTTTGTCAAGAATCAACTCAACCTGCTAGTCGATGAAGTTAAAAAGAAGATCAAGGCAATCAGTGAGGACGTGGAGTCCAAG GTTTCCACCGCCATGGGGGAGGAGATCTGTCGCCTTCATTTAATTGTTGATGAGTTCCACAGTGACTTCCACCCCTCACCTCAGGTCCTCAAAATTTACAAGTCT GAGCTGCTGGCTCACGTGGAGGAGGGGATGGGCAAGAATTTGGCTTTCCGCTGCTCCAATGCTGTCAACGCCTCTGTTCAGTCCACCCAGGAATACATGATAG AGAGCATGCTCCCTCTGCTTCCCTCTTCAACCCAGAGCCAAGTGTCCATGCTGATGAACAGCAGGAAGTTTGACATGAGTTACGACCTAAACTGCGCCACACTTTGCAGCGACTTCCAGGAAGACATCGAGTTTAAGTTTTCGCTGGGCTGGAAAGCATTAGTCCACCGCTTCCTGGGATCTGCCAATGCAGAGAGAGCTCTTAGACTGGTGGACCAGAACTTTCAG ACACCTCGCCCAGCACTGCCTCAGACCCAAACACCCTCCTCCTCAGCGCCCCCCACAACCGTGGCAGTGCCCAACGAGCAGACAGCCCTCATGACCCAGGAGGACCTGGTAGTAGCCATCGCTTCCCTCAATTCCCGCACTTCAATGGGCATACTGGTCGTTGGAGGAGTG GTGTGGAGAACCGTTGGCTGGAGGCTGATCGCCCTGTCAGCCTCTCTCTATGGCCTGCTGTACCTATACGAGAGACTCACTTGGACCACGAAGGCAAAGGAGCGCGCTCTGAAGCGGCAGTTTGTGGACTATGCATCCGATAAAATGCAGCTCATGGTCAGCCTTACGAGTGCAAACTGTAGCAAACAAGTCCAACA GGAGATGGCAACAACCTTTGCTAGGCTCTGTCAGCAGGTGGACCAGACGCAGAAAGAGCTGGAGGCAGAAATCCGTCAACTGACAGCGAAGATCGATCAGCTGGAGAGCATCCAGAGCCGCTCCAAGAGCCTGCG ACATAAAGCCACTGACCtggagaaacagctggaggagttCAACAAGCAGTATTTGCAGCCTGAGCAGTGA
- the LOC120436215 gene encoding uncharacterized protein LOC120436215, with amino-acid sequence MEPDEYKILVAYKLKGEYPALFTKKEKFLLRRKAAIYDIEDFHASPTGAHCGQTKTREAISKRFYWPGMSVDINNWVSQCALCQASAATIKKPAEYIPIKVSQPFELVGMDLIGKLTETNNGHQYICVFIDYFTKWPQAYPLKSKSAGEVTNCLIKFVHQFEAPKRILTDQGKEFVNSLNKRVCGLLKIKRSLCSPYHPQTNGLVEKMNGTIQRALCKVVGDHPEMWDEYLDAVMFGIRTKKQVTTKYSPYYLMFGREARYPSEIPEEFMVDESVEDIVGQEELSEDIQKHQKLLELVKDNVVKAQEKTKGKIKMMKRDVVFKVGDKVLRANIRSQQRKGGKLEANFLGPYIITAIQGKSADLQDSNGTIIPKVNIDQLKLSKDSMPRVPHRGSKKTAATLLTAQPGPAAPVAVAPPPPPPRATQATAPMASLASLPVQTQHPSPVPQGIATTISDPESGATAQKENEPPEPATSATAPEHATALQTKSQTAAEPASQTITADPASQTITADPASQTTTADPASQTITADPASKTITADPASQTITADPASQTTAPNATTTQASAPQITAQQSTAQSMEATVPLVTPAPATAAQASPAPPPASPPQRYTEPVAEKYIMDAWAGKSPHVLLSKIGAYKLFYWDIQQIGPDMELESESINAYLAIMVRQCNRHNSAKAAFIDSFSMTAIWKRKAPRLKIKPMEHEVILGIVNEHHHWTLVVIYPQEKKSLYLDPLGETKQGIQNCLESTREFMRKKGCNVSRWTCDTVKHPKQVDAASCGVFALKFAEKILRKESIDFPSTKKAINTHRLQIATTLLLETDDLTNICHFCGEEEHETDNKWIQCEKCLRWFHQLCLKSPPPEDVFICFACT; translated from the exons ATGGAACCAGACGAGTACAAGATTTTGGTTGCATATAAACTGAAAGGCGAGTATCCAGCGCTTTTCACGAAGAAAGAGAAGTTTCTTCTCCGAAGAAAAGCTGCTATTTACGACATTGAAG attttcatgCCAGTCCTACTGGGGCCCATTGcgggcaaacaaaaacaagagaagcCATTTCAAAGCGGTTCTACTGGCCAGGGATGTCAGTGGACATCAATAATTGG gTTTCCCAGTGTGCACTTTGCCAGGCAAGTGCTGCAACAATTAAAAAACCAGCGGAATACATTCCAATAAAG gtcTCTCAGCCATTTGAACTGGTTGGGATGGACCTTATTGGAAAACTTACTGAAACCAACAATGGACATCAATacatatgtgtttttattgattattttacaAAATGGCCACAAGCATACCCTTTAAAGTCAAAATCAGCCGGGGAAGTGACAAACTGTCTCATAAAATTTGTCCACCAGTTCGAAGCCCCCAAAAGGATTCTTACTGACCAAGGCAAAGAATTTGTCAATTCT CTCAACAAAAGGGTTTGCGGattgttaaaaattaaaagaagcCTCTGCTCCCCCTATCACCCACAAACAAATGGGCTGGTGGAGAAAATGAATGGCACCATCCAGAG AGCCCTGTGCAAAGTTGTTGGCGACCATCCAGAAATGTGGGATGAGTATCTGGATGCTGTAATGTTTGGAATCAGAACTAAAAAGCAAGTGACCACCAAATACTCACCTTATTACCTAATGTTTGGCAGAGAGGCTCGCTATCCTTCCGAAATCCCAGAAGAGTTCATG GTTGATGAGAGTGTGGAAGACATTGTGGGGCAGGAGGAGCTGTCGGAAGACATTCAAAAGCACCAAAAGCTGTTGGAACTGGTGAAGGACAATGTGGTCAAAGctcaggaaaaaacaaagggcaaaataaaaatgatgaaaagagaTGTCGTCTTCAAAGTTGGTGACAAAGTTTTAAGAGCTAACATAAGAAGCCAGCAGAGGAAAGGGGGAAAACTTGAAGCAAACTTTTTAGGCCCTTACATTATTACAGCAATCCAAGGCAAAAGTGCAGATCTTCAGGATTCCAATGGGACAATAATTCCAAAAGTAAATATTGACCAACTAAAGTTAAGCAAAGACAGCATGCCAAGAGTGCCACACCGGGgttcaaagaaaacagcagccaCATTACTAACAGCACAACCAGGTCCAGCAGCACCAGTGGCGgtagcaccaccaccacctcctcctagAGCTACTCAGGCTACAGCACCAATGGCATCACTTGCATCACTACCAGTTCAAACACAACATCCATCTCCAGTTCCACAAGGTATAGCAACAACGATATCAGATCCAGAGTCAGGAGCAACAGCACAGAAAGAGAACGAACCACCAGAACCAGCCACAAGTGCTACAGCACCAGAACACGCTACAGCTCTACAAACCAAATCCCAAACAGCAGCAGAGCCAGCCTCACAGACCATAACAGCAGACCCAGCCTCACAGACCATAACAGCAGACCCAGCCTCACAGACCACAACAGCAGACCCAGCCTCACAGACCATAACAGCAGACCCAGCCTCAAAGACCATAACAGCAGACCCAGCCTCACAGACCATAACAGCAGACCCAGCCTCACAGACCACAGCTCCAAATGCAACAACCACACAAGCCTCAGCTCCACAGATTACAGCCCAGCAATCTACAGCACAATCCATGGAAGCAACAGTTCCACTTGTGACACCAGCCCCAGCAACAGCCGCACAAGCTAGCCCTGCACCACCTCCAGCATCACCACCTCAAAGATACACTGAACCTGTTGCagagaaat ATATAATGGATGCCTGGGCTGGAAAGAGTCCTCATGTTCTACTCTCAAAAATTGGTGCTTACAAATTATTCTACTGGGATATTCAACAAATTGGTCCGGACATGGAGTTGGAAAGTGAG TCTATTAATGCATATCTTGCGATCATGGTGAGACAATGCAATCGCCATAATTCAGCAAAAGCAGCATTCATTGATTCATTTTCAATGACAGCCATTTGGAAGAGAAAAGCTCCAAGACTCAAG atCAAACCCATGGAGCATGAAGTGATTCTGGGAATTGTAAATGAACATCATCACTGGACATtagtg GTCATTTACCCACAAGAAAAGAAGTCGCTGTATCTTGATCCACTCGGAGAAACTAAACAAGGTATCCAAAATTGTTTGGAATCAACAAG GGAATTCATGCGAAAAAAAGGATGCAACGTCTCAAGATGGACTTGTGACACAGTCAAACACCCAAAACAAGTGGACGCTGCCTCATGTGGAGTCTTTGCATTGAAA TTTGCTGAAAAGATCTTGCGAAAAGAGTCAATAGACTTTCCGTCTACAAAAAAggccataaacacacacaggctgcaAATTGCCACCACTCTCCTCCTAGAGACAG atgacctgacaaaCATCTGTCATTTCTGCGGGGAAGAAGAGCATGAAACTGACAATAAATGG attcaGTGTGAGAAGTGTTTGAGGTGGTTCCACCAGCTCTGCTTGAAAAGCCCACCACCAGAAGacgtgtttatttgtttcgcaTGTACATAG